Part of the Ruegeria sp. AD91A genome, CTTTCGATAGACCGCGGCGCTTTGGGCCTTGATCGTCCCTTCTTTCGTCTGTCGCATTCCGGCGATTTCCGCGATGGAAAGACCCTTGATCGTCAGCATGGCGACGTCACGCTCAGCATCACTGAGCTGCCACGCGCTGAACTGGGTTTCGATGACCTGGGCAAAAGCCCCTTGCGCCACTTGCAGTTGCCGCTGCATGTCGCGCACCCGTCTGGACTGGGAACGGATCAGGGCGATCGTGGCGCTCAGGCCCCCGACAAGCGCCAGCGACAGAAACAGCTCGAACGAATGCAGGTGACGAAACCCCGCGCCTTCGCCGCCAGTCCAATCCAGCAGCGCATCCGTCATGAAAAAGGCGGCGCAGAGGGCCTGCACCACCAGAAGGAGCCAGAGTAAAGACGTTTGAGGTACTTTCATGCGGCCCCTTGGACGTTGCAGGTTCAGTCGTCATCCTCTTCGAGCTCGATGGCTGTCACCACCCCGTCCGTGTCAGACAGAACCAGTTCAGTTTCCACGCCATCCTTGATGAGTTCAACCTCGATCTTCCCACCTTCGAATTCGATCTCTTCGATCTGGTACCCCTGGGCTTCAAGGGCCGCGCGGATATCGGCTTCGCTTGTGCCCAGTTTGTCGCCCAGTCCGACATTAGCAAAAGCAAGAACCGGTGCGGTTGCGATCAATCCCGTCAGTGTCAGCAGTTTCAAGGTTTCCATATCGCATCTCCTTTTTGTGTTGTGGCGATGCGGTCGAACTGGGGATGGCAGAGGAGACCTGCGATCGGCTTTTGGTTGAAACGGGGCGAATTGAACCAAGGTTTATGCAATTTGCGGCCGTTTCCGCCCGTCAAGTTCAGGTTGCAATCAAATTGTGATAGTTTGTTTTGGGAAAACATACAGGCATGTGACCAACGATGTCGGGCTTTCTGACTGTCTTGAACAGGAGAAGACCATGGCTTTTACAGATTGGTACGTCGAGGGGGAAAGCTTCGGAAACTGCAATTGCGGCTATGCCTGCCCCTGCCAGTTCGAGGAATTGCCGACGCATGGCGATTGCCGGGGTTTCGAAGTGCTTGAAATATTCAAAGGATATTTTGGAGAAACGGATCTTAGTGGAACCAGGGCGGCATTGATCTATGCGTGGCCCGGGCCAATATTCGAGGGTGGTGGTGAAATGCAGGTGATCGTCGATCCTGCGGCCTCACCGGCGCAGCGCGATGCGCTGGAAAAAGTCTTTCACGGTGAAGAAACCGAAGAGATGGCAACGCATTGGTACGTGTTCCGGGCCATGTGTGAGACGGTGCATGACACGCTTTACCTGCCGATTGAGCTTGAGATGGACATCGAAGGGCGAACGGCCAGCGTTACCGTTGGTGACGTATTAAAGTCGAACGGGCGCCCGATTCAGGCCCCGCATGGCGGCGGGGAACACCGCGTACGCATCGATATTCCCGGCGGGATCGAATTCACCATTGCCGAGATCGGCAGCGCCTCGACCCGAGCCGATGCGTCGATCAAGCTGGATCTGAAAGACAGTTACGGCCAGTGGCACGTGTTGAAACATGGCCCGGGTGGTGTCACGCACTGACCTGCGGTCAGGCCGCTTTTGCGGTTTCGTTCGGATGCACCTTCCAGCCCGGAACCGCCAGATCCGCTGCAATCACTCGGACTTCAAAAGGTTTGAGGACCGGTAATACGGTTGAACCGTAACCGCATTCACCATTTGCCAGTTCCGGGAACAGTTTGAACAACTCGCTCCGGGTTGCGGGCGCCATTGCATCAAGACTTGTGTCACCGGGGAAAAAGGACTCGGACCAGATTCCTTCGACATTCACCAGCTCATGCTGATCAAAGAGGATGTGAATGTACTCCACCCCTTGTGCAGGCGTTTCCTGAACGATGGTCTTTCCATTGATCAGCCCTTTTGCAGGCGCCAACATCGTTGTTTCGCAATGCATCAGTTCCATCATGGCTGAGGTCACGGCAATCCGGTGCTGTGGTGAGATGACGAGATCGCGGGATGGGCCGTTCGGCCCGAAACAGCCCGCTTTGATCCGTACAGGGGATAGGTGAGGGTTTCGCTGCAACTCGGACGCGGACAAGCGGCGCTTGCCGATCCAGCGTACCGGACGGGTATGGCCGTCGGCGGTGACAACCGGGTCGCCGGGCTCCAGCGCCTCAACCCGGCGCAGTCCCGTCGGGGTCTGGATCAGCGATCCAAAGGTAAAACACACGAAAGAAGGCAAAGTGTGATACGCGGATGACGGCGCGGTTCCGGCAAAGCCGGTATCTGAAATCGTGTCATTCAGTTCGGCCTGACCGGAAGTGACGATTATGTAACGCGGGTTGGAAAACTGGATCAGGATAAACGTGACAGGCGCGCCATCGACTGTGCCCGTATAATTCTCGAAAGTACTGAAATTTTGGGTCGAGCCGGAAAAGCCGGGAAGAGACCCAAGATCAAGTTGCGAACTGCCGTCCGGGTCAGGATCTTGCAGCAGGGCGTCATTATCCGTGACTTCGACCGAATACGCAGCAGTAATATCAACACTGCGGTTGCTGAACGGGTCTGCGCTGATTTCGTAAACAGTAATCGATGCCACGGTTGAACAGCTTCCCTGAAAACGGCAAAATACCCCTTAAGATTGAGCAAATACACGCAATAAGTGTTAATAATTGGTTTACCAAAATTGCGACGCAGTTCCCCTTCCTGCTGCCCCGCAAACAAAAAAGGCCCCGGATGAAACCGGGGCCTTCTGCTGTCTGTCAGAGGGGGCAGATTACTCTGCGCTTTCCTCTTTCTTTTCTTTCTTCTCGGGAACGATCTCTTCGCCGGTTTCCTGATCGACCACTTTCATCGACAGGCGAACCTTGCCGCGATCGTCAAAACCCAGAAGCTTGACCTTCACTTCCTGACCTTCTTTCAGAACATCCGACGGATGGTTCAGACGGCGGTTTTCGATCTGCGACACGTGGACCAGACCGTCGCGCTTACCGAAGAAGTTCACGAAGGCCCCGAAATCGACGATTTTTACAACTTTACCAGTGTAGATCTGACCTTCTTCAGGTTCTGCCACGATCGAATAGATCATGTCATAGGCCTTCTGGATCGATTCACCATCCGGCGAGGCGATCTTGATGACGCCATCGTCGTTGATGTCCACCTTGGCTCCCGAAACCTCAACGATCTCACGGATGACCTTGCCACCGGAACCGATCACTTCACGGATCTTGTCGGTCGGAATGTTCATGGTCTCGATGCGCGGGGCGTGGACCGAGAAATCGTTGGTCTCGGACAGGGCTTTGCCCATCTCGCCCAGGATGTGCAACCGGCCGTCCTTGGCCTGCGCCAGGGCTTTCTCCATGATTTCGGGCGTGATGCCCGCAACCTTGATGTCCATCTGCAGCGAGGTGATGCCGTTTTCGGTACCGGCAA contains:
- a CDS encoding PepSY domain-containing protein, whose translation is METLKLLTLTGLIATAPVLAFANVGLGDKLGTSEADIRAALEAQGYQIEEIEFEGGKIEVELIKDGVETELVLSDTDGVVTAIELEEDDD
- a CDS encoding helix-turn-helix transcriptional regulator, producing MKVPQTSLLWLLLVVQALCAAFFMTDALLDWTGGEGAGFRHLHSFELFLSLALVGGLSATIALIRSQSRRVRDMQRQLQVAQGAFAQVIETQFSAWQLSDAERDVAMLTIKGLSIAEIAGMRQTKEGTIKAQSAAVYRKAGVSSRVQLLSFFVDELLSEPLVRDVP
- a CDS encoding Hint domain-containing protein; its protein translation is MASITVYEISADPFSNRSVDITAAYSVEVTDNDALLQDPDPDGSSQLDLGSLPGFSGSTQNFSTFENYTGTVDGAPVTFILIQFSNPRYIIVTSGQAELNDTISDTGFAGTAPSSAYHTLPSFVCFTFGSLIQTPTGLRRVEALEPGDPVVTADGHTRPVRWIGKRRLSASELQRNPHLSPVRIKAGCFGPNGPSRDLVISPQHRIAVTSAMMELMHCETTMLAPAKGLINGKTIVQETPAQGVEYIHILFDQHELVNVEGIWSESFFPGDTSLDAMAPATRSELFKLFPELANGECGYGSTVLPVLKPFEVRVIAADLAVPGWKVHPNETAKAA
- a CDS encoding DUF1326 domain-containing protein; protein product: MAFTDWYVEGESFGNCNCGYACPCQFEELPTHGDCRGFEVLEIFKGYFGETDLSGTRAALIYAWPGPIFEGGGEMQVIVDPAASPAQRDALEKVFHGEETEEMATHWYVFRAMCETVHDTLYLPIELEMDIEGRTASVTVGDVLKSNGRPIQAPHGGGEHRVRIDIPGGIEFTIAEIGSASTRADASIKLDLKDSYGQWHVLKHGPGGVTH